The sequence TAAATTCAATTTGAAACTTTCCTACATTTAGTTGTTGAAAACTGGAAACTCACTAAAATATGTGCCTCCTTGCATATATTTACAGGAAGGTATTATATTGTAAACTCACAGGTCCAAAATTCTTGCAGTTGCAGAAATTTATTGCAATCTATAAATCTTTAATCTTTGCTCGCTCCTTTGGTTCTGATAGGAAATAATCATCAGAGAAATTCATATACTTTTCTGCAGACTTTCCTCACCATATGGATGCCAATATTTGTTCAGTAGGGTTTTTCATACTGGGAAATCAACCTTCAATAATTTAGGGATTTGAGAATAAATTCTGTTTCTAAATTGACTTACCTTTGAAGATGGAACATTTGACTCTCTCAATTTACTGTATCATAAATATTGTATTTAGAGGAAATTAAGTAAATACTGCAGTTTGTCCTCATTGGCATCTTTAGTATAAAACATTTTATCTAgaaattctttttgtcaatttactTCATGTGCCAAAGACTATTCTTTTCTATTGATTCGGCTATTGATATTTACAAATATCCTTGATAAAATAGGAAATTTATTTATATAGTCTCTAATTGGTCCTGTGCTTTGCTTGCTTGTAGTGCTCAAGTGATTCTCGGGCTGAAAGTCACCAACTCAGGGAGCAACAGCAAGTACATACTCTTCAAAATGAGTCAAGAGCATCTGCTCAGTCTGGAAAACATGAACTTGGTGAGGTAGAAGATGAGGTTTTTTCAAATGAAAATAAATCAGCAGTATGTAATGTACAATCTATGGAGGAATATGAGAGAAAAGATCTCAAAGATACTACTGGCAAAAGCATTTTAagcttggaacaagtgtctttgcCAAAAGTACTTGGTCAAGGCACAGTTCATAGTAATAAAGAAGCAGAAAACCTTTATTTATCATCTTTGGACAGTCCAATCAAGGGTGGTTCATCTCTTTACAAGGCGGATTTACAAAAGAACGTGGAAAAGTCAAATGGTATTGAAGATAGGAAATTCCATACGAGTGATGTGAAAAATAGTAAGGAAACAAATTTAGTGGTAGGAAATGATATTAGAGCAGGGCCTGTTAGATTTGAAGCTGCAGCAGCTGAGGCTGAGCTAGATGCTCTTCTTGATGCTCTGGACAAACCCTCTAATGTTGGTATGTTGGAAGTGCGTGGAACAATATCAGATCGAATATTTACAGAAAAGTCATTATATAAGGATAAGCAGCCTTTTCAGGATCAATTACAAGGTCCTACTAATATTATATCCAGGAATAGCCATAGTTTGACTTTGGATAACACACACTCTAAAAATGTAAATAGAGGGCATCAAGTGGACACGGCAAAAAATACATCAGGATCAAAGTCCAGAGTTGCAACTCTTCTGACTCCCAAGTTGAGCACATTTAAGGATGCTCCAAAGGTTGTAGAGGATGACTTTGATGCATGGCTGGATACAATTTGAACTTCCAGCAAGTAACCTTATTATTGCCTGTAAAATATTTAACATGTTTTTATTCTCTTAATTAGCAAAAAAGTTGAATTTACAGGCATATATTTCATAATTTTAGAAATCTGTTTTAAAATTTGCTTTGACTTCTTGTAtagtatatttttctctttttttgaatTGCATAAACCAAACTGTAGGAATGAGCCCCATTTAACTCTTTTTTTCATGCATATagcctaagtcacaaggttcgaattcgaattcaaatTCGACAGCcctgaaattcggatgaaatttgacaagggaaaaattcgataaaaaattcggataaaattcgccttctataattttgtatatttttaaatatatgtatacttctaataatTTATCAGAATAGCaacccttgttggagaaaatccgagggtgacccagcagttgcagacacccatgacccaatagatacaaaacatatacaaagaatacctacgaccagctgagttgtgtttagaggcggatagcagtgctttatcgattaaattcgattaaattcgatttttttttatagaagtttgaaattcgattaaattcaaacctcatccatgaaaatagTCGTATCCTGTGACTTAGCATATAGCATCCTTACAATTTTATTTGTGTTCCTTCTCATTCAACAATAGAAACATAATGTTAATGCCTTTGGATCCTGCTTGATACTCGAGAGATTTCTTTTGCACCCAGTTATTGTATTGTTTATACTTTATTTCTTTCCTTGGAACATAAGTGTAAGAGTTGGGCATGATCATAATTTGCTGGGTATGTACTTCAGTGTCCAATTAAATTGCATTGCTCCAATTTAGTTTGTGATTGTGTTGTTCTTTAGGTAAAGGGTGCACAATTTGAACATGACATTTGTGTTCTATTTGATCTTGGGAACCACACATTAGTGTTTCCTTGAAGACTATGATTGACTTTGAAATAAAGCAATGCTTAGGTTGTAGAAAAGTAACTTAAAAAGCACTGGATCACAAGTATTTGTTGCTGACATCAGATTGGGTTCAGTTATGTTAAACCCACAAATGCTTCGTTTGTCATTTACATTGGGTTTCAACAGGCAATCTGAGATATTCTTTAGCATGGTCCTTAGCTAGCAATAGTTTAGCTCAGCAACATTGAAAAGTTGGGAATAAGTTTCTACCCAAGGATTAGACCATTTGACTGATCCAGCAGTTGAACAAGTTTTCAAATATCATCTATTTTGCCTTTggtttttcttcattatttttgaTATGAATGTTGGTAATCATTTATCTGAGATGCACAAGAATATCTACCGCTCATGTTTAAATGACATTTTCGTAGGATTGAGCAGAAAAGTCCAAGGGCTACAGATTGCATGTAAGATTGGCTT is a genomic window of Cryptomeria japonica chromosome 7, Sugi_1.0, whole genome shotgun sequence containing:
- the LOC131068819 gene encoding uncharacterized protein LOC131068819, with protein sequence MDVKAAARSKRAQTQKAKSKHSTKHTHHSKEQKKNEAQLTQDHRKNEAQHSQEHKKKETQQGQSSHLQKVSQPKIAKPSPKEAQQGQSSHFQEDPQLQNAKPSQDLPTNWDRYEGPDQGGDVPPQQESVPIKSKGADYAYLISQAQEQSGFDAVMPAYAEGITSMLYVRGQNLLSWGKDDNFIVKDDNASTEYEASFLSLDLHWLASQLAQLECSKRLFIEEDKLPAEMCSSDSRAESHQLREQQQVHTLQNESRASAQSGKHELGEVEDEVFSNENKSAVCNVQSMEEYERKDLKDTTGKSILSLEQVSLPKVLGQGTVHSNKEAENLYLSSLDSPIKGGSSLYKADLQKNVEKSNGIEDRKFHTSDVKNSKETNLVVGNDIRAGPVRFEAAAAEAELDALLDALDKPSNVGMLEVRGTISDRIFTEKSLYKDKQPFQDQLQGPTNIISRNSHSLTLDNTHSKNVNRGHQVDTAKNTSGSKSRVATLLTPKLSTFKDAPKVVEDDFDAWLDTI